Proteins from a single region of Symphalangus syndactylus isolate Jambi chromosome 12, NHGRI_mSymSyn1-v2.1_pri, whole genome shotgun sequence:
- the CITED4 gene encoding cbp/p300-interacting transactivator 4, with translation MADHLMLAEGYRLVQRPPSAAAAHGPHALRTLPPYAGPGLDSGLRPLGAPLGPPPPPQPGALAYGAFGPPSSFQPFPAVPPPAAGSAHLQPVASPYPGRAAAPPNAPGGPPGPQPAPSAAAPPPPAHALGGMDAELIDEEALTSLELELGLHRVRELPELFLGQSEFDCFSDLGSAPPAGSVSC, from the coding sequence ATGGCCGACCACCTGATGCTCGCCGAGGGCTACCGCCTGGTGCAGAGGCCGCCGTCCGCCGCGGCCGCCCATGGCCCTCATGCGCTCCGGACTCTGCCGCCGTACGCGGGCCCGGGCCTGGACAGCGGGCTGAGGCCGCTGGGGGCTCCGCTGGGGCCGCCGCCGCCCCCTCAACCTGGGGCCCTGGCGTACGGGGCCTTCGGACCGCCGTCCTCCTTTCAGCCCTTTCCGGCCGTGCCTCCACCGGCCGCGGGCAGCGCGCACCTGCAGCCTGTGGCGTCGCCGTACCCCGGCCGCGCGGCCGCGCCCCCCAACGCCCCGGGAGGCCCCCCGGGCCCGCAGCCGGCGCCCAGTGCCGCAgccccgccgccgcccgcgcACGCCCTGGGCGGCATGGACGCCGAACTCATCGACGAGGAGGCGCTGACGTCGCTGGAGCTGGAGCTCGGGCTGCACCGCGTGCGCGAGCTGCCCGAGCTCTTCCTGGGCCAGAGCGAATTCGACTGCTTCTCGGACTTGGGGTCCGCGCCTCCCGCCGGCTCCGTGAGCTGCTGA